A section of the Pochonia chlamydosporia 170 chromosome 2, whole genome shotgun sequence genome encodes:
- a CDS encoding mitochondrial triosephosphate isomerase (similar to Metarhizium robertsii ARSEF 23 XP_011411051.1), translated as MNNPLGAPAYAMLPVTVRKPSPSKSKSKSKASPTPAMPSSEATNIDTQETTPQPAAKQNHKKLSSSFTSFLSPPSTTKDKTPRLPNMYLHLDPASAGLTGESSNPSSRRHSLAVSANHSSRSSTDSNLSPFASYRRVSTSVPSGAESSPLTVADALIGLIAASCQAQCDLEELNTSPTGRTAPLRKVHYEVKSFKMTAQLLHKFLRRVDNGTLEYPQRAQMIELDVLIAVLTASILTISELEARLESLVMQADELGVSVEEMVQRYARSLAKDANRISMVEFTITKLLSVLQVSNPQEASRHQAQASLAIMDMLQADAALAGRMQQLQDTSNGLEIVSQERMAELASRPPPGYSVPSPKDNDELPNYYEALDDDSVAIQPRDWSVYSGLHLADIPTLSRISLPLILGEIKDGNFYTEEYAESVREALVALEEAQGTQKSKILAQILGIKDGGSKEKSATASDQGGFAHRLAQKVARGKLLGRSH; from the coding sequence ATGAACAATCCACTAGGAGCACCGGCATACGCCATGCTGCCCGTCACCGTCCGAAAACCGTCTCCATCAAAATCCAAGTCGAAATCCAAAGCCTCTCCGAcccctgccatgccatccagcgaagccaccaacatcgatACGCAAGAAACCACACCTCAACCGGCTGCCAAACAAAACCATAAGAAgctctccagctccttcacaTCCTTCCtctctcctccatcaacaaccaaaGATAAAACTCCACGCCTTCCAAACATGTACTTACACCTCGATCCCGCATCCGCCGGCCTGACAGGAGAATCCTCCAACCCATCCAGCAGACGCCACTCCCTAGCCGTCTCAGCAAACCACTCCTCTCGCTCCTCTACAGACAGCAACCTCAGCCCTTTCGCCTCATACCGCCGAGTCTCAACCTCTGTTCCCTCCGGCGCGGAATCATCCCCGCTCACAGTTGCAGATGCGTTGATCGGTCTCATCGCAGCGTCGTGTCAAGCGCAATGCGACTTGGAGGAATTAAATACTTCGCCGACGGGGCGTACCGCACCCTTGAGAAAAGTTCACTATGAAGTAAAGTCGTTTAAAATGACGGCGCAGCTGCTGCACAAGTTTCTGCGGAGAGTTGACAACGGGACGCTGGAGTATCCGCAGCGAGCGCAGATGATTGAGCTGGATGTGCTTATTGCAGTACTTACGGCTTCGATATTGACGATTTCGGAGTTGGAAGCCCGGTTGGAGAGTTTGGTCATGCAGGCGGATGAGCTGGGTGTTAGtgtggaggagatggtgcAGCGGTACGCGAGGAGTTTGGCCAAGGATGCAAATAGGATCAGCATGGTGGAATTCACAATCACGAAGCTACTGAGTGTGTTGCAGGTGAGCAATCCGCAGGAAGCGTCGCGGCACCAAGCGCAGGCGAGTCTTGCTATCATGGATATGCTGCAGGCGGATGCTGCTCTTGCAGGTCGCATGCAGCAACTGCAAGATACGAGCAATGGTCTGGAGATTGTTTCTCAGGAGAGAATGGCGGAACTTGCTTCTCGGCCGCCGCCGGGGTACAGTGTTCCTTCGCCAAAGGATAATGACGAGTTACCGAATTACTATGAGGCGCTGGACGATGACTCCGTCGCCATACAGCCGCGAGATTGGTCCGTCTACTCTGGTCTGCATCTCGCTGATATACCTACCCTGTCGAGAATTAGTCTCCCCTTGATCTTGGGCGAGATCAAGGACGGGAACTTTTACACTGAGGAATATGCAGAGTCGGTTAGAGAGGCTCTGGTCGCACTGGAAGAAGCACAGGGGACGCAAAAGTCAAAGATTCTGGCTCAGATTCTCGGCATAAAGGATGGTGGtagcaaggagaagagcgCGACTGCTTCTGATCAGGGCGGTTTTGCGCATAGACTTGCGCAAAAGGTTGCGAGGGGGAAGTTGTTGGGGCGGTCACACTGA